A region of the Paraburkholderia flava genome:
GGACACAGCGTCCATGTCTGTATCGCGCAGCATGCCTGCCGATCGCGAAGCAGCGGCGCTCGATACTCGCAGCGCCGCCTGACCCGTTCACTTACTTCACCTGCAAGTCCAACGCAGCCGCATCGCGATCAAGGTTTCGCATCGATTGCGCGCGGCCCGCTCAACGTCGTTTCGGTCATGCCCGGCGCCGAGCGGATCGCCTGCGCCGTGAACGGAAACCGCGCCCACGCCTTCTGCGCATACGCGAGCGTTGCATCGCGCGAATGCGGCGAAGCCGGATCGTCCGATTCGGAATGCGACAGCAGCGTGTCCGCTTCAGGACCGTCCGCACCGAACCCGACCACCTGCACATAGGTGTTGCCGTGCGCGTGCTCGTTGAGCGAATAGCCGTGCCTGTCGAGCGGCTCTCCCGTACACGCCGACGTGAAATAGCCTTGCAGATCGCAGCCGCCATACAGCGGAATTTTCGCGCCGTCGCGGCCGATGTACAGCGCGGTGCCGCGCGTTGAATCGAGCGCGAAGCCGTTGTCTTGCAGTGCGAGGACTGCCGCGCCCAGCGCCTGCACAAGCGCGGGGTTCGCAGTGTTCAGGCCAGCGGGTGTCGCCAGCGGCCGGCTCGGATCGAACGGCGTCGCATAGAGCTTGGCTGCGGGAATGCGCTGCGCGCGCGCCCAGAATTCGTCCCACAGATTGGCACCGCGCGCGTCGACGTTCCCCGTGCCGTCCCATGCGCGCAGCACGCGGCACGCTTCGGCCAGATCGACCGTGCGCGCGACCGGTGTGCCCTTTGCGGAAGAAGTGGCAGGAGGCGCGACCGCAACCGTCGGCGCGGATTGGCCAGGCGCGCACAGCGCATCGAGCAGCGGCTGCCGGAACAGACGCTCCGACATCGATCCGCTCGACAGCACTGTCTGTTCGAGCGCATCGCGCGCGACGCCGCCCGGTGCGCTCATCAACTGCTGTGCGAGCGTATGGCCGAGCCGCGTGCGCAGCGATTGCGGCGTACCCGTTTCCCCTTGCACCTGCGCGAAACCCGTCAACGGTGCCTGCGGATTCGAGAGCCAGTAGCTGCCGTTGAAATTGCCCGCGTAGTCGCGACGCAGCAAACTCGGCATCTCGGTGACCGGCATTGCGCCGGGTATCGCGGTACGCGCGACGTCGGCGTTTTTGCCGTTCATCCCAACCCATTCGCACGCGGACCGCGAGCCGTCGAGAAACGGCACGCCCGCCACGCGCTGATCGAATGCATGGCCTGCAGGCGTCGTGCAGGCAGCGGCGAGCGTGTCGGGCACGTTCGGCACCGCGCCGATGTCGGCGAACCACACGCGCGGATCGCCACGGCCGATCGCGAGCGTGTTGACCCACGGGAGCGCCGCGTAGCGCTTCTGGATCGAGATGAAATCGTCGAGCGACGTGGCCTTCCCCCACGCGAGAAAATTCGCGAACGCGCGTGTGTTGTCTTCGTTCACGTCGCGCAGCGCGAATGCGTGCTTCGCGTTCCAGCCGAGTGCCGGCGACATCGCCGACAGATCCACCATCGGCCCGAACCGCGACCGGTACAGCACGCGCGTAACGGGCGTGAGCTGCCCCGTCTTCATGTCGCGAACCTGTACGGTGACCGGCATCGGACGCATCGCTTCTTCGTGACCGTCGATCACATAGCGCGTCGGGTC
Encoded here:
- a CDS encoding penicillin acylase family protein; translation: MTPLFRRFSRLLSTVAVISVAVLPAAHAASPAASATPYRVDVRRTQDGIPHVEARDWGSLGYGYGYVQAQDNLCTLADAFLTWRGERSAWFGADARTPDAATFGQPRNLDADFFFRSIADDDAVARYRAAQPLQLRELVAGFADGYNRYVDEMKRGNFPGAHAECAGKPWVKPISSDDLYRRLVAVMLAGGGTRFLSQIAQAQPPRVPQAQSSSTSSLTDSATLAAMKPIDPDQLAVGGHVGIGSNAYVFGGSATRDGHSLLFGNPHWFWRGPDRFYQAQLTIPGQLDVAGVSFLAVPVIMIGFNHDIAWTHTVSSARRFGFFELKLVPGDPTRYVIDGHEEAMRPMPVTVQVRDMKTGQLTPVTRVLYRSRFGPMVDLSAMSPALGWNAKHAFALRDVNEDNTRAFANFLAWGKATSLDDFISIQKRYAALPWVNTLAIGRGDPRVWFADIGAVPNVPDTLAAACTTPAGHAFDQRVAGVPFLDGSRSACEWVGMNGKNADVARTAIPGAMPVTEMPSLLRRDYAGNFNGSYWLSNPQAPLTGFAQVQGETGTPQSLRTRLGHTLAQQLMSAPGGVARDALEQTVLSSGSMSERLFRQPLLDALCAPGQSAPTVAVAPPATSSAKGTPVARTVDLAEACRVLRAWDGTGNVDARGANLWDEFWARAQRIPAAKLYATPFDPSRPLATPAGLNTANPALVQALGAAVLALQDNGFALDSTRGTALYIGRDGAKIPLYGGCDLQGYFTSACTGEPLDRHGYSLNEHAHGNTYVQVVGFGADGPEADTLLSHSESDDPASPHSRDATLAYAQKAWARFPFTAQAIRSAPGMTETTLSGPRAIDAKP